The proteins below come from a single Gordonia sp. X0973 genomic window:
- a CDS encoding DUF4350 domain-containing protein — protein MSAPIAPPPPAPAVPAAGSGGQPKRNVGTIVAVAVVVVALLAGLLVLLGLAVGGKSLDKPADNKQLGDPGNYHSNGGGALAETLKSHGVTVRIARDQRGVRKLPTASSSTVVVVSYAENASTSTSKILRERSRNAKRVVLLAPGPKALAAWDVPTDTPTNFSSATTAGCTVPGMIAPTDAASSSEIGLLPFETDAISCFTTIGVSSLVVFPARGDRPEVVVAPQSWFINEGILDRDNAGIGVRMMGAGSDVNWFAPDVFDRNNDNDHKYEKKSSVKPDVPRWVWPSISLGAFVLFALMLWRGRRFGQLISEPLPAVVKATETTESRGRLYQASGDAPRAAAQLREHAMRTIPRRLGVSRYAPVEEIVETVSRATGRDPAVVHALLVGPLPVDDAGLVRFATDLSTLEEEVRPVL, from the coding sequence ATGAGCGCCCCGATCGCCCCGCCGCCACCCGCGCCCGCGGTGCCCGCCGCCGGTTCCGGTGGCCAGCCCAAGCGCAACGTCGGCACCATTGTGGCCGTCGCGGTCGTGGTGGTCGCCCTGCTCGCCGGACTCCTGGTCCTGCTGGGCCTCGCCGTCGGGGGCAAGAGCCTCGACAAGCCGGCCGACAACAAGCAGCTCGGGGACCCGGGCAACTACCACTCCAACGGCGGCGGGGCACTTGCCGAAACCCTGAAGTCCCACGGAGTCACGGTCCGCATCGCCCGCGACCAGCGTGGGGTGCGCAAGCTGCCGACGGCCTCCTCGTCGACGGTGGTCGTCGTCTCCTACGCGGAGAACGCGTCGACGAGTACGTCGAAGATCCTCCGGGAGCGCTCGCGCAACGCGAAGCGGGTGGTGCTGCTCGCGCCGGGCCCGAAGGCCTTGGCGGCGTGGGACGTTCCGACGGACACACCCACCAACTTCTCGTCGGCGACGACGGCGGGCTGCACGGTGCCCGGGATGATCGCACCCACGGACGCGGCGAGCTCGAGCGAGATCGGCCTGCTCCCCTTCGAAACGGATGCGATCTCCTGCTTCACGACCATCGGGGTCTCCTCGCTGGTCGTGTTCCCCGCGCGCGGCGATCGGCCCGAGGTCGTGGTCGCCCCGCAGAGTTGGTTCATCAACGAGGGCATCCTCGACCGCGACAACGCCGGCATCGGCGTGCGGATGATGGGAGCCGGATCCGACGTGAACTGGTTCGCCCCCGACGTCTTCGACCGGAACAACGACAACGACCACAAGTACGAGAAGAAGTCGTCGGTGAAGCCCGACGTGCCGCGCTGGGTCTGGCCGTCGATCAGCCTGGGCGCCTTCGTGCTCTTCGCCCTCATGCTGTGGCGCGGACGACGATTCGGCCAGCTCATCTCCGAGCCGTTGCCGGCGGTGGTCAAGGCGACCGAGACCACCGAATCCCGCGGACGGCTCTACCAGGCGTCGGGGGATGCGCCCCGCGCCGCGGCCCAGTTGCGCGAACACGCGATGCGGACCATTCCGCGTCGCCTGGGAGTGTCCCGGTACGCGCCGGTGGAGGAGATCGTCGAGACGGTCTCCCGTGCCACCGGCCGGGACCCGGCCGTCGTCCACGCCCTTCTCGTCGGTCCGCTGCCCGTCGACGACGCCGGCCTGGTCCGCTTCGCCACCGATCTGTCCACCCTTGAAGAGGAAGTCCGACCCGTACTATGA
- a CDS encoding DUF4129 domain-containing protein, with product MSRMILALDPDNGTARRWLQDELAKPRYQEKPPEPPKTHESHRIDWLSNLFGGSVPQTIGIILLILLVIAAAYIAYRVRREVTTGDSSSIAEGTGAVLGGIVGTQEQFREAARAALAAGNYDEAVVNAMRAVAQTASDRKLLVGAKSATAHDIARRLRHVFPNHVAGMHSAADAFDAVAYGGRHASQDAAAALVALDADLADAKPTGFVNDEQSEMSLPLLPPVSR from the coding sequence ATGAGCCGGATGATCCTCGCGCTCGACCCGGACAACGGGACCGCCCGGCGGTGGTTGCAAGACGAGTTGGCCAAACCCCGCTACCAGGAGAAGCCGCCGGAGCCGCCCAAGACGCACGAGTCGCACCGGATCGATTGGCTGTCGAACCTGTTCGGCGGCTCGGTTCCGCAGACAATCGGGATCATCCTGTTGATCCTGCTGGTCATCGCGGCGGCCTACATCGCCTATCGCGTGCGACGCGAAGTCACCACCGGCGACTCCTCGTCGATCGCGGAGGGAACGGGTGCGGTGCTCGGCGGCATCGTCGGCACCCAAGAGCAGTTCCGGGAGGCCGCGCGGGCCGCCCTCGCCGCCGGGAACTACGACGAGGCGGTGGTCAACGCGATGCGGGCGGTCGCGCAGACCGCGTCGGACCGCAAGCTGCTCGTCGGCGCGAAGTCGGCGACCGCCCACGACATCGCCCGCCGTCTCCGGCACGTGTTCCCGAACCATGTCGCCGGCATGCACTCCGCGGCCGACGCCTTCGACGCCGTCGCCTATGGCGGTCGGCACGCGAGCCAAGATGCCGCGGCAGCGCTCGTCGCCCTCGACGCCGACCTGGCCGACGCCAAGCCGACCGGCTTCGTCAACGACGAGCAGTCCGAGATGTCGCTGCCCCTGCTTCCCCCGGTGAGCCGATGA
- a CDS encoding SDR family oxidoreductase, with protein MPTALITGASRGLGAAIARALAPTHDLLLGGRPSAELDALATSLDGAATFDVELTDFDAVADATEAITELDVLVHNAGVASSLEPIADTPVEEWRHVLDVNLVAVAELTRLLLPALRAAGGHVVFINSGAGMRASPGWAAYAASKFGLRALAEALRAEEPRLRVTSIFPGRIDTDMQRDIVAIEGNEYRPEKFLDPTTVAAAVAQAVLTPADAHPVDVVLRPTGRR; from the coding sequence ATGCCCACCGCATTGATCACCGGGGCCAGTCGCGGCCTCGGCGCGGCGATCGCCCGCGCTCTGGCCCCCACCCACGACCTGCTGCTCGGTGGCCGTCCCTCGGCCGAACTCGACGCCCTGGCCACCTCGTTGGACGGCGCCGCGACCTTCGATGTGGAACTGACCGATTTCGACGCGGTCGCCGACGCGACCGAGGCCATCACCGAACTCGACGTCCTGGTCCACAACGCAGGTGTCGCGTCGAGCTTGGAGCCGATCGCAGATACGCCGGTCGAGGAGTGGCGCCACGTCCTCGACGTCAATCTCGTGGCGGTCGCCGAATTGACCAGGCTGTTGTTGCCGGCGCTGCGGGCAGCGGGTGGCCACGTCGTCTTCATCAACTCGGGGGCCGGGATGCGGGCCAGTCCGGGTTGGGCGGCCTACGCGGCCAGCAAGTTCGGTCTGCGCGCGCTGGCCGAGGCGCTGCGCGCCGAGGAGCCGCGGCTACGGGTGACGTCGATCTTCCCGGGCCGCATCGACACCGACATGCAGCGCGACATCGTCGCGATCGAAGGCAACGAGTACCGACCCGAAAAGTTCCTCGACCCGACGACCGTCGCAGCTGCCGTCGCCCAGGCCGTGCTCACCCCGGCCGACGCCCATCCCGTCGACGTCGTGCTGCGGCCGACCGGGCGACGGTAG
- a CDS encoding nuclear transport factor 2 family protein gives MAEATDLTATINGVVDTYINLLTDGTPEQIADLYADGASVEDPIGAPLRTTRAELVEFYGLICNLEEHKATLKWKKVVGDTAVFEFHLFTKAGDAGFEIQPVDIMVFNQDGKIKSMRAVWDPATDLKQV, from the coding sequence ATGGCCGAGGCCACCGACCTGACCGCGACGATCAACGGGGTCGTCGACACCTACATCAACCTGCTGACCGATGGGACGCCCGAGCAGATCGCCGATCTGTACGCCGACGGCGCGAGCGTCGAGGATCCGATCGGCGCACCGCTGCGGACCACGCGGGCCGAACTCGTCGAGTTCTACGGACTGATCTGCAACCTCGAAGAGCACAAGGCCACGTTGAAGTGGAAGAAGGTCGTCGGCGACACCGCGGTCTTCGAGTTCCACCTGTTCACCAAGGCCGGCGACGCGGGATTCGAGATCCAGCCGGTCGACATCATGGTGTTCAACCAGGACGGCAAGATCAAGTCGATGCGCGCGGTCTGGGACCCCGCCACCGACCTCAAGCAGGTCTGA